One window of Drosophila busckii strain San Diego stock center, stock number 13000-0081.31 chromosome 3L, ASM1175060v1, whole genome shotgun sequence genomic DNA carries:
- the LOC108600990 gene encoding acidic fibroblast growth factor intracellular-binding protein, whose protein sequence is MADVDVFISNYTLVDPEIYQLWIEGFSSSEAVCYLKQKGFGHSMGAPIDLIASDVLDHYRTYSLIELYLHAPTKLMEQSCFQLEPHTRDLIIEKYYSIDDVVAREILGKKLTSRYRKDLDEVGEKTCVKLKSCRRQFDNVKRIFRAVEELPGTLTNNIKQHFFISNELAKKYACIVFLACLRFETSKKKLQYLSFDDLLTCSHAIMSYWTYTYQHTGPEYYDTEMDKEFLLDLRELRCLLDKEKEIKHLVGLRLKPVLLERAFNELDNNFRSYWRALITIACNLHRNRELRDLFVDLCEKLIEPWRQNSWNREQVNKFLSSITQSVLDLEISRDQETRCLWDRYMQVITICLDKMYHI, encoded by the exons ATG GCAGATGTCGATGTCTTCATAAGCAACTACACACTTGTCGACCCTGAAATCTATCAGCTATGGATCGAAGGATTTTCTT CCAGCGAGGCAGTATGctacttaaaacaaaaaggttTCGGGCATTCTATGGGTGCACCAATTGATCTGATTGCATCCGATGTGTTAGACCATTATAGGACCTACTCTCTAATTGAGCTCTACTTGCATGCACCGACAAAGCTGATGGAACAAAGCTGTTTCCAACTGGAGCCACATACACGCGATCTCATTATTGAAAAGTATTATTCAATCGACGATGTTGTTGCACGTGAAATTCTTGGCAAAAAACTTACTTCAAGATATCGCAAGGATCTTGACGAGGTGGGCGAGAAAACATGTGTCAAGTTGAAATCCTGTCG TCGCCAATTCGACAATGTGAAACGTATTTTTAGAGCGGTAGAGGAGCTGCCGGGCACACTGACTAATAAtattaagcaacatttttttatatccaATGAGCTTGCCAA AAAATATGCGTGTATTGTGTTTTTAGCTTGCCTACGTTTTGAAACATCTAAAAAGAAGTTGCAGTATTTGAGTTTTGATGATTTACTCACCTGTTCACATGCCATCATGAGCTACTGGACTTATACCTATCAG CACACCGGACCCGAGTACTACGACACGGAAATGGATAAGGAATTCTTGTTAGATTTGCGTGAGCTGCGCTGTCTGCTTGATAAAGAAAAGGAGATTAAGCA CCTTGTTGGACTTCGCCTGAAGCCAGTTCTTTTAGAACGTGCCTTTAATGAGCTGGACAACAATTTCCGTTCTTACTGGCGTGCGCTGATTAcgattgcttgcaatttgcatcGTAACCGTGAGCTACGTGATCTCTTTGTTGATCTCTGCGAGAAGCTGATCGAGCCATGGCGGCAGAATAGTTGGAATCGCGAGCAAGTTAATAAATTCCTGTCCTCAATAACGCAGAGTGTGCTGGATTTAGAGATATCTAG aGACCAGGAAACACGCTGTCTCTGGGACAGATACATGCAGGTCATTACGATATGTTTGGATAAAATGTATCACATCTAA
- the LOC108598449 gene encoding deformed epidermal autoregulatory factor 1 isoform X2 produces the protein MEQDSTTELHHLSRIREVSGLTEDVRDVVKEEVILENHHHQLDTKVRMVTSSSNDNSGSGGVSVSVPSVQLPIGSMITGTAFNVITPDQLPHFKPMLCVDNNGYLSSSTVSMGGDLKTIVIQQQQQTQTSGNSSVGNTNSAATNTIGLNHDGSGSNNSHDSMGTLDHAAGGGGGGGNTTGSTGWAETTSSTQLMEVFPIRCKTTSAELYRSKLGSGGRGRCVKYKDKWHTPSEFEHVCGRGSSKDWKRSIKYGGKSLQSLIDEGTLTPHATNCSCTVCCDDEAASGPVRLFTPYKRRKRNQTDLDVEPGPKRKRNTHSHSNNNNNNNSNTNNNNTSGNSMNSNNVDQTQAATASVVDESNMFLAEENITSKDEPWATLNDSLDTSTELVDQTQMGNPYDRETFVVNINDTGSIAVLDSSQSMKNIEHVYCTMVKATHDFKRLLNEMKQNYERRLEVLQKERDAAVSAMRVQVHADIDDPNISGSLHGNEIISAKKCANCNREALAECSLCRKTPYCSEFCQRKDWNAHQVECARNPQTTTQQVMLLIDDQS, from the exons ATGGAACAGGATTCCACAACTGAGCTCCATCATTTGAGCAGAATACGTGAAGTGTCCGGGTTAACAGAAGATGTGCGTGATGTTGTGAAAGAAGAGGTCATATTAGAGAATCACCATCATCAG TTGGATACGAAAGTTCGCATGGTCACATCCTCCTCAAACGACAACAGCGGTAGCGGCGGTGTATCAGTATCGGTGCCCTCGGTACAACTGCCCATCGGTTCGATGATAACTGGCACGGCATTTAATGTGATTACGCCTGATCAGCTTCCACATTTTAAGCCGATGCTGTGCGTCGACAACAATGGTTACCTGTCCAGCAGCACGGTCAGCATGGGCGGTGACCTCAAAACAATTGtcatacaacaacagcagcagacacagacaagcggcaacagcagTGTTGGTAACACCAACTCCGCCGCAACAAATACCATTGGACTGAATCACGATGGCTCTGGAAGCAACAATAGCCACGATAGCATGGGCACGCTCGACCATGCGGcaggtggcggtggcggcggtgggAATACAACTGGCTCAACGGGTTGGGCGGAGACCACGTCTAGCACACAGCTCATGGAGGTCTTCCCGATACGCTGCAAAACCACCTCCGCAGAATTGTATCGCAGCAAGCTCGGCTCCGGTGGCCGTGGACGCTGCGTCAAGTACAAAGACAAATGGCATACGCCAAGCGAGTTTGAGCATGTCTGTGGTCGCGGCTCCAGCAAGGACTGGAAGCGTTCCATTAAGTACGGCGGCAAGTCGTTGCAGTCTCTTATCGATGAGGGCACACTAACGCCGCATGCAAccaattgcagttgcactgTCTGCTGTGATGACGAAGCAG CCTCCGGTCCTGTGCGTCTATTCACGCCGTATAAGCGACGAAAGCGGAATCAAACAGATCTCGATGTGGAGCCGGGGCCCAAGCGCAAACGCAATACGCATAGCCAcagtaataataacaacaacaataatagcaacaccaacaacaacaatacaagtGGCAACAGCatgaacagcaacaatgttgaTCAAACGCAGGCAGCGACAGCCAGCGTTGTGGATGAGAGTAATATGTTTTTAGCCGAGGAAAACATCACGTCCAAGGACGAGCCATGGGCGACTCTGAATGATAGCTTAGACACCTCCACCGAGCTGGTTGACCAGACGCAAATGGGCAATCCCTACGATCGTGAAACGTTTGTAGTTAATATCAATGATACGGGCTCCATTGCAGTGCTGGACAGCAGTCAATCGATGAAAAATATCGAACATGTCTACTGCACAATGGTGAAGGCCACGCACGATTTTAAACGCCTGCTCAATGAAATGAAGCAAAACTACGAGCGACGCCTCGAAGTGCTGCAGAAAGAGCGCGATGCGGCGGTCAGTGCAATGCGTGTCCAAGTGCATGCGGACATTGATGATCCCAATATATCAGGCTCACTGCACGGCAACGAGATCATATCGGCGAAGAAA TGCGCCAATTGCAATCGGGAGGCACTGGCAGAGTGTTCGCTGTGTCGAAAGACACCGTATTGCTCGGAGTTCTGCCAGCGCAAGGATTGGAATGCTCATCAGGTGGAGTGCGCAAGAAATCCACAGACAACAACGCAACAGGTCATGTTATTGATCGATGATCAGTCCTAA
- the LOC108598449 gene encoding deformed epidermal autoregulatory factor 1 isoform X1, whose amino-acid sequence MEQDSTTELHHLSRIREVSGLTEDVRDVVKEEVILENHHHQLDTKVRMVTSSSNDNSGSGGVSVSVPSVQLPIGSMITGTAFNVITPDQLPHFKPMLCVDNNGYLSSSTVSMGGDLKTIVIQQQQQTQTSGNSSVGNTNSAATNTIGLNHDGSGSNNSHDSMGTLDHAAGGGGGGGNTTGSTGWAETTSSTQLMEVFPIRCKTTSAELYRSKLGSGGRGRCVKYKDKWHTPSEFEHVCGRGSSKDWKRSIKYGGKSLQSLIDEGTLTPHATNCSCTVCCDDEAGESASGPVRLFTPYKRRKRNQTDLDVEPGPKRKRNTHSHSNNNNNNNSNTNNNNTSGNSMNSNNVDQTQAATASVVDESNMFLAEENITSKDEPWATLNDSLDTSTELVDQTQMGNPYDRETFVVNINDTGSIAVLDSSQSMKNIEHVYCTMVKATHDFKRLLNEMKQNYERRLEVLQKERDAAVSAMRVQVHADIDDPNISGSLHGNEIISAKKCANCNREALAECSLCRKTPYCSEFCQRKDWNAHQVECARNPQTTTQQVMLLIDDQS is encoded by the exons ATGGAACAGGATTCCACAACTGAGCTCCATCATTTGAGCAGAATACGTGAAGTGTCCGGGTTAACAGAAGATGTGCGTGATGTTGTGAAAGAAGAGGTCATATTAGAGAATCACCATCATCAG TTGGATACGAAAGTTCGCATGGTCACATCCTCCTCAAACGACAACAGCGGTAGCGGCGGTGTATCAGTATCGGTGCCCTCGGTACAACTGCCCATCGGTTCGATGATAACTGGCACGGCATTTAATGTGATTACGCCTGATCAGCTTCCACATTTTAAGCCGATGCTGTGCGTCGACAACAATGGTTACCTGTCCAGCAGCACGGTCAGCATGGGCGGTGACCTCAAAACAATTGtcatacaacaacagcagcagacacagacaagcggcaacagcagTGTTGGTAACACCAACTCCGCCGCAACAAATACCATTGGACTGAATCACGATGGCTCTGGAAGCAACAATAGCCACGATAGCATGGGCACGCTCGACCATGCGGcaggtggcggtggcggcggtgggAATACAACTGGCTCAACGGGTTGGGCGGAGACCACGTCTAGCACACAGCTCATGGAGGTCTTCCCGATACGCTGCAAAACCACCTCCGCAGAATTGTATCGCAGCAAGCTCGGCTCCGGTGGCCGTGGACGCTGCGTCAAGTACAAAGACAAATGGCATACGCCAAGCGAGTTTGAGCATGTCTGTGGTCGCGGCTCCAGCAAGGACTGGAAGCGTTCCATTAAGTACGGCGGCAAGTCGTTGCAGTCTCTTATCGATGAGGGCACACTAACGCCGCATGCAAccaattgcagttgcactgTCTGCTGTGATGACGAAGCAGGTGAGTCAG CCTCCGGTCCTGTGCGTCTATTCACGCCGTATAAGCGACGAAAGCGGAATCAAACAGATCTCGATGTGGAGCCGGGGCCCAAGCGCAAACGCAATACGCATAGCCAcagtaataataacaacaacaataatagcaacaccaacaacaacaatacaagtGGCAACAGCatgaacagcaacaatgttgaTCAAACGCAGGCAGCGACAGCCAGCGTTGTGGATGAGAGTAATATGTTTTTAGCCGAGGAAAACATCACGTCCAAGGACGAGCCATGGGCGACTCTGAATGATAGCTTAGACACCTCCACCGAGCTGGTTGACCAGACGCAAATGGGCAATCCCTACGATCGTGAAACGTTTGTAGTTAATATCAATGATACGGGCTCCATTGCAGTGCTGGACAGCAGTCAATCGATGAAAAATATCGAACATGTCTACTGCACAATGGTGAAGGCCACGCACGATTTTAAACGCCTGCTCAATGAAATGAAGCAAAACTACGAGCGACGCCTCGAAGTGCTGCAGAAAGAGCGCGATGCGGCGGTCAGTGCAATGCGTGTCCAAGTGCATGCGGACATTGATGATCCCAATATATCAGGCTCACTGCACGGCAACGAGATCATATCGGCGAAGAAA TGCGCCAATTGCAATCGGGAGGCACTGGCAGAGTGTTCGCTGTGTCGAAAGACACCGTATTGCTCGGAGTTCTGCCAGCGCAAGGATTGGAATGCTCATCAGGTGGAGTGCGCAAGAAATCCACAGACAACAACGCAACAGGTCATGTTATTGATCGATGATCAGTCCTAA
- the LOC108598499 gene encoding serine/threonine-protein kinase tricorner, with translation MMSSRTDSDGSSIRFSDHTLDKATKAKVTLENYYSNLVTQYGERKQRQAKLEAQLKDESLTESQRQEKRLQHAQKETEYLRLKRLRLGVEDFEALKVIGRGAFGEVRLVQKKDTGHVYAMKVLRKADMLEKEQVAHVRAERDVLVEADHQWVVKMYYSFQDQVNLYLIMEFLPGGDMMTLLMKKDTLSEECTQFYITETALAIDSIHKLGFIHRDIKPDNLLLDARGHLKLSDFGLCTGLKKSHRTDFYRDLSQAKPSDFIGTCASPMDSKRRAESWKRNRRALAYSTVGTPDYIAPEVFLQTGYGPACDWWSLGVIMYEMLMGYPPFCSDNPQDTYRKVMNWRETLIFPPEIPISEEAKETIINFCCEADRRLGSQRGLEDLKSVPFFRGVDWEHIRERPAAIPVEVRSIDDTSNFDEFPDVSLEIPSVPVPQGGEIAKDWVFINYTYKRFEVRNLE, from the exons ATGATGAGCAGCAGAACGGACTCTGATGGCTCCTCCATACGTTTCAGCGATCACACTCTGGACAAAGCGACCAAGGCCAAGGTGACGTTAGAAAACTACTACAGCAATTTAGTGACACAATATGGTGAGCGCAAACAACGTCAGGCTAAATTGGAAGCACAGCTGAAGGACGAAAGTCTGACGGAATCGCAGAGACAGGAGAAACGCTTACAGCATGCGCAAAAGGAGACGGAATATTTACGCCTCAAGCGATTACGTTTGGGAGTCGAGGACTTTGAGGCATTGAAAGTGATTGGACGCGGTGCCTTTGGCGAGGTACGTTTGGTGCAAAAAAAGGACACAGGACATGTGTACGCAATGAAGGTGCTGCGCAAAGCAGACATGCTGGAAAAGGAGCAAGTTGCCCACGTACGTGCCGAACGTGATGTGCTTGTCGAGGCCGATCACCAATGGGTGGTCAAGATGTATTACAGTTTTCAG GACCAGGTGAACTTATATTTGATAATGGAATTCTTGCCTGGTGGTGATATGATGACACTGTTAATGAAAAAGGACACACTATCGGAGGAGTGCACACAGTTCTACATAACCGAAACAGCGTTAGCGATTGACTCGATACACAAGCTCGGTTTCATACACAGAGACATTAAGCCGGATAACTTGCTGCTAGATGCGCGGGGGCATCTAAAG CTCTCAGACTTTGGCCTTTGCACTGGCCTAAAGAAGTCGCATCGTACAGATTTCTACCGTGACTTATCGCAGGCGAAACCATCGGATTTTATTGGAACTTGTGCCAG TCCAATGGATTCGAAGCGACGAGCCGAATCCTGGAAACGAAATCGACGCGCACTGGCATACAGCACAGTGGGCACGCCCGATTATATAGCACCCGAAGTATTCCTGCAAACCGGTTATGGACCAGCCTGTGATTGGTGGTCGCTTGGCGTCATTATGTATGAAATGCTAATGGGTTATCCCCCGTTCTGTTCGGACAATCCACAGGATACGTATCGTAAGGTCATGAACTGGCGTGAAACTTTAATATTTCCGCCCGAAATACCCATATCGGAAGAGGCAAAGGAGACTATCATAAACTTCTGTTGCGAAGCCGACCGACGCTTAGGATCGCAACGTGGCCTCGAGGACCTAAAGTCGGTGCCGTTCTTTCGCGGCGTTGACTGGGAGCATATACGTGAGCGTCCTGCCGCAATACCAGTCGAGGTGCGCTCAATTGATGATACGTCCAACTTCGATGAGTTTCCCGATGTCTCACTAGAGATAC CATCGGTGCCAGTGCCACAGGGTGGTGAAATTGCTAAGGATTGGGTCTTCATCAACTACACGTACAAGCGCTTCGAAGTGCGAAATTTGGAGTGA
- the LOC108598622 gene encoding uncharacterized protein LOC108598622: MARTTNFGDVNFNCLLLIFKFVNNLEDQIRLALCCRRFRDAFVYIHRQRFVEIVDSDIKLKNIDDWRAFLWMCGSNIKKLHSFYDDDHPLQLLPLVARFCNRLECLTLQNATIAKSQPYLLQLTTLKKLNVSNYKCTSKDLIKCMKERLPYIRSIGLDSPFDRRELLELRHFIDLEELQIYDELTPSDFIVIIKPMRSLRSLQLRNAKRFLTTSTIKQLAINCHKLEKLSFFDSDADLTALSLFEHLQYLQLCCPDNQKTLLFKALARKNGSPLEYLILQRKSWINEEQAQYISAMKCLKWLVCKPRNDRCVEHLSKLMQLECLSLQCARDIGETSLMSLIRNNDQLRYLNICYCLGITDAFIVDMLDYLSKRRAQQPLELYAAVTDIRREIMQRLPADYASKSLCLYFECSQGICSNEHFYNDEPEFER, from the exons ATGGCGCGTACAACAAATTTCGGAGacgtaaattttaattgcctcCTGCTTATATTCAAATTCGTGAATAATTTAGAAGACCAAATTAGACTAGCACTGTGCTGCCGGCGATTTCGTGATGCGTTTGTTTACATTCACCGTCAGCGCTTTGTCGAAATTGTCGACAGTGATATTAAACTTAAGAATATTGACGATTGGCGTGCCTTTTTGTGGATGTGTGGCtctaatataaaaaagctGCACTCCTTTTACGATGACGATCATCCCTTGCAGCTACTGCCACTGGTGGCCAGGTTTTGCAACCGCTTGGAGTGCCTTACTCTCCAAAACGCTACCATAGCTAAGTCACAACCATATCTGCTTCAGTTGACAACGCTTAAGAAGCTTAATGtaagcaattataaatgcaCCAGCAAAGATCTAATCAAATGCATGAAGGAGAGATTGCCATACATTCGTAGTATTGGCCTGGACAGTCCATTTGATCGACGGGAGT TACTGGAATTGCGTCACTTTATTGATTTGGAGGAGTTGCAGATATATGATGAATTGACACCCTCGgactttattgttattatcaAGCCCATGCGCAGCTTGCGCTCACTGCAACTGCGTAATGCTAAAAGATTCTTGACCACAAGCACAATCAAGCAATTAGCCATAAATTGTCATAAGCTAGAGAAACTTTCATTCTTTGACAGCGACGCTGACCTTACGGCTCTCTCACTTTTTGAGCATCTTCAATATCTGCAATTATGCTGCCCTGACAATCAAAAGACACTTCTATTTAAGGCGCTGGCTCGCAAGAATGGATCCCCCTTAGAGTATCTTATACTGCAGCGTAAAAGCTGGATAAACGAAGAGCAGGCGCAATACATTAGTGCAATGAAGTGCCTTAAATGGCTTGTTTGCAAGCCACGCAATGATCGCTGCGTAGAGCATTTATCCAAGTTAATGCAGCTGGAGTGCCTTTCCCTGCAATGTGCTCGGGATATTGGCGAAACTTCTTTGATGAGCTTGATTCGCAATAATGATCAGCTGcggtatttaaatatttgttattgcttagGCATAACCGACGCCTTCATTGTTGACATGCTGGACTATCTATCAAAGAGACGAGCACAACAGCCCTTGGAGCTATATGCGGCTGTCACAGATATAAGACGCGAAATAATGCAAAGA TTGCCTGCCGATTATGCGTCCAAATCTTTATGTCTTTACTTTGAGTGCAGTCAAGGCATCTGTTCTaatgaacatttttataatgatGAACCTGAGTTTGAACGGTAG
- the LOC108598130 gene encoding fibroleukin, with product MRLQVKKWNLSNHSDYEKQCGQYCYKIVKTLLNFLKFLKNENDNFNSIIEGKDRQIAELQAKLTSLYSNEHKPNEFDSLRKLITESNTAVINELRSQFLDFHNNGEIKPPYDSLKRCQNESTEYNTKVNESKGGETYIESPYPNSCVPFGNSSKQYKINVAGAGSFHVLCDAHTAGPGWITILRRADGKVDFDRDWNAYRNGFGSLNGDFFIGLEKLHYITKSQPYELYVHLKQLNGQTIHARYGEFAISNEKEKYNLIKLDLYSGTAGDYLKTSKHTGFSTKNKVNIQYAKKFNGGWWFNDYTKSNLNGKYVADNNLVGMFWGDLKILNLVKMLIRPKV from the exons ATGaga CTACAAGTAAAGAAGTGGAA TCTTTCTAATCATTCAGACTATGAAAAGCAATGTGGTCaatattgctataaaattgttaagacGCTGCTCAATttcttaaagtttttaaaaaatgaaaatgataacTTTAATAGCATAATTGAAGGCAAAGATCGACAAATTGCAGAGCTTCAAGCAAAATTAACAAGTCTATACTCAAATGAACACAAGCCAAATGAATTTGATAGCTTAAGAAAGCTAATTACTGAATCGAATACTGCCGTCATCAACGAGCTAAGATCACAATTTCTCGATTTTCATAATAATGGAGAGATAAAGCCACCATATGACTCTCTAAAAAGGTGTCAAAATGAATCGACTGAATATAATACTAAAGTAAATGAATCTAAAGGTGGAGAAACTTATATTGAAAGTCCATACCCCAATAGTTGTGTTCCATTTGGAAATTCTTCTAAACAGTACAAAATTAATGTTGCTGGTGCCGGCTCATTCCACGTGCTATGTGATGCCCACACAGCGGGTCCTGGTTGGATTACCATACTACGAAGAGCAGATGGCAAGGTTGATTTTGATAGAGACTGGAATGCTTATCGCAACGGTTTCGGATCATTAAATGGAGATTTTTTCATAGGCTTGGAAAAGCTTCATTATATTACAAAAAGTCAGCCCTATGAGCTATAtgtgcatttaaaacaattaaacggTCAGACTATTCATGCAAGATATGGCGAATTCGCTATTTCcaacgaaaaagaaaaatataatctTATAAAACTGGACTTATATAGTGGAACAGCTGGGGATTACCTAAAAACTAGCAAGCACACAGGTTTctcaacaaaaaacaaagtaaatattcAATACGCCAAGAAGTTTAATGGTGGTTGGTGGTTTAATGACTACACAAAGAG taatttGAATGGAAAATACGTAGCTGACAATAATCTAGTAGGTATGTTTTGGGGAGACTTAAAGATACTCAATCTTGTGAAAATGTTAATTCGTCCCAAGGTATAA